The sequence below is a genomic window from Aureispira sp. CCB-E.
ACCGAATTGTTCGCATTCAGTTCTAGAATAACTTGTCCTCCTTTTTGTTCTACCTGCAAAGCAATTTTTTCAGCAGCATTTAAGATCACATCTTCGGCATAAACTTCCACCAAATTAAGTTTAAACTCTCGCTTATCAATCCTCGCCATTTGTAGAACTTTCCCTACTTGGCTGTTCATCCGTTTATTCTCTTCCTCTATAATATTAACAAAACGCATGGCTTTTTCTGCTCGTCCCTTGTCGATCCACTTTTTGATGGTGTCTGTTGCAATAGAAATGGTGGCAATAGGTGTTTTAAATTCATGCGTCATATTATTTAAGAAATCGTTTTTCATTTCTGACAATTTCTTCTGTTCTACAATGACTTTAATGGTATAATAAAAGCAAAAAATGACAATACCTGTAAAAATAAATGTACTAATCAAATGCAACCACAGTCCACTCCACAAGAAGCTTCCTTTGGCAGGAAAATCCACATAAAGTCGAGCAATTTGTTCGTTAGAATTAGGAAAGAGGCTAATTTTATACCTAAAATTGGAGCGATCTCGATAACGCTCGCCACATTCTTTGGCTACAGGATTGAGCAAAACAAAGTCCTCTTCTTTATTTGAATAAACCCCATAAGCGCAAGGTGTTGTAATACCTTTTTCGATAAGTTCCTCTTGTATCAAAGTATCTAAGGACTTCATACTAATTCTTTGTTGTACAGGAATATCTTGAACAATTCCATGGTGTACAAAGAAACGTTCGAAGTGAATCATATACGCCTCTTTATTTCCTTTCTTCCAACTCCTAGTAGTCTCTGTTGTTTTGAAGTTATCCACCAAATGTTCGACTTCTTGCTTGGGCAGTGTATCTACAGAAGAGTATTGTTGTGTAGAATCAGACTCATAATAATCCGAAATTTCATTCACTTCCAAAACCGTTGCAATCTCTCTGGAGTTATTCGTAATAACTGTTGTCAAGCGAGGCAAATCATACAAAGCAGCAGTTTTTTCAATTTCCGTTTGCTCCATTTTAGAGACAATATGGTCTAATGCATTGTTGATATTGCCATCAAAAAGCTCGCTATTCAACTGAAAAGCAGAAATAATAGAATACACTTGCATTCCAAAAATGCCAATCAAAGCACTAGTAACCATTAATACGATTTGCCAAATTGCCTTTTGTGTCATGTTTTGTTTGTTGTTAATGCTAATACGATTTTTAGCAGG
It includes:
- a CDS encoding sensor histidine kinase KdpD; this encodes MTQKAIWQIVLMVTSALIGIFGMQVYSIISAFQLNSELFDGNINNALDHIVSKMEQTEIEKTAALYDLPRLTTVITNNSREIATVLEVNEISDYYESDSTQQYSSVDTLPKQEVEHLVDNFKTTETTRSWKKGNKEAYMIHFERFFVHHGIVQDIPVQQRISMKSLDTLIQEELIEKGITTPCAYGVYSNKEEDFVLLNPVAKECGERYRDRSNFRYKISLFPNSNEQIARLYVDFPAKGSFLWSGLWLHLISTFIFTGIVIFCFYYTIKVIVEQKKLSEMKNDFLNNMTHEFKTPIATISIATDTIKKWIDKGRAEKAMRFVNIIEEENKRMNSQVGKVLQMARIDKREFKLNLVEVYAEDVILNAAEKIALQVEQKGGQVILELNANNSVIQADETHFTNIIHNLLDNANKYSPEKPIITIRTRNAGNGFQFEIQDNGLGISKEARKYIFDKFYRVPTGNLHDIKGFGLGLSYVQAIVTAHGGTIDLKSELGKGSTFIVSMPFNQEG